The following are from one region of the Bacillus methanolicus MGA3 genome:
- the rnc gene encoding ribonuclease III, translating to MRKNKDNQKRTLRAKDKQFKEFQERIGINFEDEKLLKQAFTHSSYVNEHRKKPYEDNERLEFLGDAVLELTVSQFLFKKYPMMSEGELTKLRAAVVCEPSLVSFANELSFGELVLLGKGEEMTGGRERPALLADVFEAFIGALYLDKGIETVTKFLEMVVFPKINAGAFSHVMDYKSQLQELVQRDGAGTIEYRILQEKGPAHNREFVSLVTLNKVELGTGTGRSKKEAEQHAAQMALEKLKAHLEGNSLEE from the coding sequence ATGCGCAAAAATAAAGATAATCAGAAAAGAACATTACGCGCAAAAGATAAACAATTTAAAGAGTTTCAAGAAAGAATTGGAATTAATTTTGAAGATGAGAAATTGCTAAAACAAGCATTTACCCATTCATCCTATGTGAATGAGCATCGCAAAAAGCCATATGAAGACAATGAAAGGCTTGAATTTTTAGGAGATGCAGTACTAGAGTTAACTGTTTCACAATTTCTTTTTAAAAAATACCCGATGATGAGTGAAGGAGAGCTTACGAAATTGCGGGCGGCAGTCGTATGCGAACCATCTTTGGTCTCTTTTGCCAATGAACTTTCATTTGGAGAGCTGGTTTTACTTGGCAAAGGGGAAGAAATGACCGGAGGAAGAGAAAGGCCTGCTCTCCTTGCTGATGTTTTTGAGGCCTTCATCGGCGCTTTATATCTGGATAAAGGAATTGAAACAGTTACAAAGTTTTTAGAGATGGTTGTATTTCCTAAAATTAATGCCGGTGCTTTTTCTCATGTGATGGATTACAAAAGCCAGCTTCAAGAACTTGTTCAAAGGGACGGTGCAGGGACGATTGAATATCGGATTTTACAAGAAAAAGGTCCGGCTCATAATCGGGAATTCGTTTCCCTTGTTACACTCAACAAAGTGGAATTAGGGACAGGAACAGGCCGGTCCAAGAAAGAAGCAGAACAGCATGCTGCCCAAATGGCACTGGAAAAGCTTAAAGCACATTTAGAAGGCAACTCATTAGAAGAGTGA
- the rplS gene encoding 50S ribosomal protein L19: MQKLIEEITKEQLRTDIPDFRPGDTVRVHVKVIEGSRERIQVFEGVVIKRRGGGISETFTVRKVSYGVGVERTFPLHTPKIAKIEVVRRGKVRRAKLYYLRNLRGKKARIKEIR; this comes from the coding sequence ATGCAAAAATTAATCGAAGAAATCACAAAAGAACAACTTCGCACTGATATTCCGGATTTTCGCCCTGGAGATACAGTACGTGTACACGTAAAAGTTATCGAGGGTTCCCGTGAACGGATCCAGGTGTTTGAAGGTGTTGTGATAAAGCGTCGTGGTGGTGGAATAAGTGAAACTTTCACTGTACGTAAAGTTTCCTACGGCGTAGGAGTAGAGCGTACATTCCCATTACACACACCAAAAATTGCGAAAATCGAAGTAGTACGCCGCGGTAAAGTCCGCCGTGCTAAGCTTTACTACTTGCGTAACCTTCGCGGTAAAAAAGCTCGTATTAAAGAAATTCGATAA
- the smc gene encoding chromosome segregation protein SMC, with amino-acid sequence MFLKRLDVVGFKSFAERTAVDFVPGVTAVVGPNGSGKSNITDAIRWVLGEQSAKSLRGAKMEDIIFAGSDSRKPLNFAEVTLTLDNEDQFLPIEYNEVSITRRVYRSGESEFFINKQACRLKDIIDLFMDTGLGREAFSIISQGKVEEILNSKAEDRRTIFEEAAGVLKYKSRKKKAEAKLTETQENLNRVNDIMHELESQIEPLKIQASIAKEYLEKKEELEKFEIALTVYEIEDLHAQWEQLSKQLEQHQKDELKLSSDLQVKEAKIEEIRDHIAAIDESISELQTVLLHASEELEKLEGRKEVLKERKKNASQNKEQLEKNMEELTAKLEILKKQKREQETAAARLSQEIKQLEQKLLEKQEQLKLFTENIDEKIESLKSDYIELLNEQASAKNELLYIEQQLEQQNARNKRIDNENEKFLDERRKIQERKKEVMSSLNDAKKRLENHVHFYMEEQKKLEALKNNYQKQEKTLYQAYQYLQQAKSRKDMLEEMEEEYSGFFQGVKEVLKARQSKLQGIIGAVAELIRVPKEYEVAIETALGGAMQHIVVDSEQSGRAAIQFLKKNSYGRATFLPVNVIKGKQLSSAQMKAIENHPSFVGVAANLVQYDSKYENIILNLLGHVVIAKDLKSANEMAKLLQYRYRIVTLEGDIVNPGGSMTGGAAKQKTNSLLSRKGELEELKAKLTEMELKTEKLESHVKRLKEDIQLLENKLEDMRKIGEALRFKEQSYKVELREVEMAEKNINERLALYDMDKVQYKEELEKLLSRKKELLMKLDSYVSSISDLDKEISVLTERKNHEIVSKETIATEISDLKAEFAAKKQELRHAKEKIERIVADLAETEKKLAAYQEDLELLSSEMTDSSSGEVQLEEAAKRKLQDKDETMKLISSRREERMKLQAELEDAEIEVKELKRQHRGLVVVLKDEEVKLNRIDVELENRLAHLREEHLLTFDGAKEQFPLTIPLEEARKKVKLLKLEIEELGTVNLGAIEEYERVSERYEFLSEQKRDLQEAKDTLLQVIDEMDEEMKKRFEQTFNGIRTHFESVFRALFGGGRADLKLTDPDDLLNTGIEIVAQPPGKKLQNLGLLSGGERALTAIALLFSILKVRPVPFCILDEVEAALDEANVTRFSQYLKRYSSETQFIVITHRKGTMEGADVLYGVTMQESGVSKLVSVRLAETNDFLQTS; translated from the coding sequence GTGTTTCTAAAGCGATTGGATGTGGTCGGCTTTAAGTCGTTTGCAGAACGAACAGCCGTAGATTTCGTTCCCGGTGTGACAGCTGTGGTAGGACCAAACGGAAGCGGGAAAAGCAATATAACGGACGCCATTCGCTGGGTGCTAGGTGAACAGTCGGCAAAATCCCTCCGCGGTGCAAAAATGGAAGATATTATATTTGCGGGCAGCGATTCCAGAAAACCGCTAAACTTTGCAGAGGTTACATTAACACTTGATAACGAAGACCAGTTTTTGCCTATCGAATATAATGAAGTCAGTATAACAAGAAGAGTGTACCGTTCCGGAGAAAGTGAATTTTTTATTAACAAACAAGCTTGCCGTTTAAAAGATATTATCGATTTATTTATGGATACAGGGCTTGGCAGAGAAGCATTCTCCATTATTAGCCAGGGGAAGGTCGAAGAAATTTTAAACAGCAAGGCGGAAGACAGACGCACGATTTTTGAAGAAGCTGCAGGTGTGTTGAAATATAAATCAAGAAAGAAAAAGGCTGAAGCAAAGTTAACAGAAACGCAGGAAAACTTAAATCGTGTAAATGACATAATGCATGAACTTGAAAGCCAGATTGAGCCCTTAAAAATTCAGGCTTCCATTGCAAAAGAATACTTGGAGAAAAAAGAAGAACTAGAAAAATTTGAAATTGCGCTTACCGTTTATGAAATAGAAGATCTTCATGCACAATGGGAACAGTTGTCGAAACAGCTGGAACAACATCAGAAAGATGAACTAAAGCTGTCTTCAGATCTTCAAGTAAAAGAAGCAAAAATCGAAGAGATCCGTGATCATATAGCTGCGATTGATGAATCAATCAGTGAGCTGCAAACTGTTCTTCTTCATGCGAGTGAAGAGCTTGAAAAATTGGAGGGGCGAAAAGAAGTATTAAAAGAAAGAAAGAAAAATGCTTCACAAAACAAGGAACAGCTTGAAAAAAACATGGAAGAATTAACCGCAAAGCTGGAAATTCTGAAAAAGCAAAAAAGAGAGCAAGAAACTGCAGCTGCGAGACTTTCGCAGGAAATAAAGCAGCTAGAACAAAAACTGCTTGAAAAACAAGAGCAATTAAAATTATTTACTGAAAACATTGATGAAAAAATAGAATCGTTAAAAAGTGATTACATTGAACTCTTAAATGAACAGGCTAGCGCCAAAAACGAACTTCTCTATATTGAGCAGCAGCTTGAACAGCAAAATGCAAGAAATAAGAGAATAGACAATGAGAATGAAAAATTTCTTGATGAACGAAGGAAAATTCAAGAAAGAAAAAAGGAAGTTATGTCTTCTCTGAACGATGCGAAAAAAAGGCTCGAAAATCATGTCCATTTCTATATGGAAGAGCAAAAAAAACTTGAGGCTCTAAAAAATAATTATCAAAAGCAGGAAAAGACGCTTTATCAAGCATATCAATATTTGCAACAAGCGAAATCCCGCAAAGATATGTTAGAAGAAATGGAAGAAGAGTATTCCGGGTTTTTTCAAGGTGTCAAGGAAGTTTTAAAAGCCCGCCAGTCTAAACTTCAAGGCATCATAGGTGCTGTAGCAGAACTAATCCGCGTTCCAAAGGAATACGAGGTTGCGATTGAAACAGCTCTTGGAGGAGCAATGCAGCATATCGTCGTTGATTCGGAACAAAGCGGGAGAGCGGCGATTCAATTTTTAAAAAAGAATTCTTATGGAAGAGCGACGTTCCTTCCGGTAAATGTCATTAAAGGAAAACAGCTGTCTTCTGCACAAATGAAGGCTATTGAAAATCATCCTTCTTTTGTGGGCGTTGCAGCGAATTTAGTCCAATATGACAGCAAGTATGAAAATATTATTTTAAATCTTTTAGGACATGTAGTTATTGCGAAAGATTTAAAAAGCGCGAATGAAATGGCTAAGTTATTACAATATAGATACCGTATCGTCACGCTGGAAGGCGATATTGTAAATCCTGGCGGTTCGATGACAGGAGGTGCAGCTAAACAAAAAACAAATTCTCTTTTAAGCAGAAAAGGAGAACTTGAAGAATTAAAGGCAAAGTTAACAGAGATGGAACTAAAAACAGAGAAACTGGAATCTCATGTGAAACGCCTTAAAGAAGACATTCAGCTACTTGAAAACAAGCTTGAAGATATGAGAAAAATAGGAGAGGCGCTCCGCTTTAAGGAACAGTCATACAAGGTTGAACTGCGTGAAGTTGAAATGGCCGAAAAGAATATTAATGAACGGCTGGCCCTTTACGATATGGATAAGGTTCAGTATAAAGAAGAGTTGGAAAAGCTGCTATCGAGAAAAAAAGAGCTTTTAATGAAGCTTGATTCGTATGTTTCTTCAATTTCTGATCTGGATAAAGAGATTTCTGTATTGACCGAACGCAAAAATCATGAAATCGTTTCAAAGGAGACAATTGCAACTGAAATCTCCGATCTTAAAGCTGAATTTGCTGCAAAAAAACAAGAGCTCCGTCATGCAAAAGAAAAGATTGAGAGAATTGTCGCAGATTTAGCAGAAACCGAAAAAAAGCTTGCAGCCTATCAAGAGGACTTGGAGCTTCTTTCATCAGAGATGACAGACAGTTCTTCTGGAGAAGTTCAGCTGGAAGAAGCTGCAAAACGTAAATTGCAGGATAAAGATGAAACAATGAAACTCATCTCTTCAAGACGTGAAGAACGAATGAAGTTACAGGCTGAGTTGGAAGATGCGGAGATCGAAGTAAAAGAACTTAAACGTCAACACAGAGGCCTTGTTGTTGTATTAAAAGATGAAGAAGTAAAATTAAACAGGATTGATGTCGAGCTCGAAAACAGACTGGCCCATCTTCGGGAAGAGCATCTCCTCACCTTTGACGGTGCTAAAGAACAATTTCCTCTAACAATACCTCTTGAGGAAGCCCGAAAAAAAGTAAAACTTCTTAAGCTTGAAATAGAGGAATTGGGAACCGTGAACCTTGGTGCAATTGAAGAATATGAAAGGGTTTCTGAACGCTATGAATTTTTGTCGGAACAGAAGAGAGACTTACAGGAAGCGAAAGATACTTTGTTACAGGTCATCGATGAAATGGATGAAGAAATGAAAAAACGTTTTGAACAGACCTTTAATGGAATTCGCACTCATTTTGAATCCGTATTTAGAGCTTTATTCGGTGGAGGAAGAGCCGATTTAAAATTAACTGATCCGGATGACCTGTTAAATACCGGAATTGAAATTGTGGCCCAGCCGCCAGGGAAAAAATTGCAAAATCTCGGGCTTTTATCTGGCGGAGAAAGGGCGTTGACTGCCATCGCTTTGCTTTTTTCGATACTTAAAGTCCGTCCTGTTCCATTCTGCATACTGGATGAAGTGGAAGCTGCGCTTGACGAAGCTAATGTAACCCGTTTTAGCCAGTATTTAAAAAGATACAGCTCTGAAACTCAATTTATTGTGATAACTCATAGAAAAGGCACGATGGAAGGTGCAGATGTCCTCTATGGTGTAACGATGCAGGAATCCGGAGTTTCTAAGCTTGTTTCCGTAAGGCTTGCGGAAACGAACGATTTTCTACAAACATCTTGA
- the rpsP gene encoding 30S ribosomal protein S16 translates to MAVKIRLKRMGAKKSPFYRIVVADSRSPRDGRFIETVGTYNPVTEPAQIEINEELALKWLQNGAKPSDTVRNLFSKQGIMEKFHNAKNSK, encoded by the coding sequence ATGGCAGTAAAAATTCGTTTAAAACGTATGGGAGCTAAAAAATCTCCTTTTTATCGTATTGTAGTAGCTGATTCTCGTTCTCCTCGTGACGGTCGTTTCATTGAAACTGTGGGTACTTACAATCCTGTTACTGAGCCAGCTCAAATCGAAATCAATGAAGAATTGGCTCTTAAATGGTTGCAAAACGGTGCAAAACCATCAGACACAGTTCGCAATCTTTTCTCTAAACAAGGAATCATGGAAAAATTCCATAACGCTAAAAACAGCAAGTAA
- a CDS encoding KH domain-containing protein, with product MKELIETIVKPLVDFPEDVQVDVLEEDHRVTYQLSVNKNDMGKVIGKQGRVAKAIRTVVYAAGSSQQKKIFLEISE from the coding sequence ATGAAGGAATTAATTGAAACAATTGTTAAGCCCCTTGTTGATTTTCCGGAAGATGTTCAAGTGGATGTCCTTGAGGAGGATCATCGCGTAACCTATCAGCTTTCTGTCAACAAGAATGACATGGGGAAAGTAATCGGAAAGCAAGGGCGCGTTGCAAAGGCGATTCGAACTGTTGTCTATGCAGCAGGATCATCACAACAAAAGAAGATATTTCTAGAGATCAGTGAATAG
- the ffh gene encoding signal recognition particle protein: protein MAFEGLADRLQKTIQKIRGKGKVTEADVKEMMREVRLALLEADVNFKVVKEFVKKVSERAVGQEVMKSLTPGQQVIKVVKEELTELMGGEQSKIAVSNRPPTVIMMVGLQGAGKTTTTGKLANLLRKKYNRKPMLVAADIYRPAAIKQLETLGKQLNIPVFSLGDQVSPVEIARQAIAKAKEEHHDYVLIDTAGRLHVDEALMAELKEMKEIAKPDEIFLVVDAMTGQDAVNVAQSFNEQLGLTGVVLTKLDGDTRGGAALSIRAVTQTPIKFVGLGEKMDALEPFHPERMASRILGMGDVLTLIEKAQATVDEEKAKELEKKFRTASFTLDDFLEQLGQVRKMGPLEELLKMMPGANKIKGLNNLTIDEKQIAHVEAIIKSMTKEEKIHPEIINASRRKRIAKGSGTTIQEVNRLLKQFEEMKKMMKQMTGMQQKGKRKGGFKLPFNPF, encoded by the coding sequence ATGGCATTTGAAGGATTGGCCGACCGACTGCAAAAGACAATTCAAAAGATCCGCGGAAAAGGAAAAGTAACCGAAGCGGATGTAAAAGAAATGATGCGCGAAGTTCGTCTTGCCCTTTTAGAAGCAGACGTAAACTTTAAAGTCGTCAAAGAATTTGTGAAAAAGGTCAGTGAACGCGCCGTAGGCCAAGAAGTAATGAAAAGCTTAACACCGGGCCAGCAAGTCATAAAAGTCGTCAAAGAAGAACTGACCGAATTAATGGGTGGAGAGCAAAGCAAAATAGCTGTTTCAAACCGCCCGCCCACCGTCATCATGATGGTTGGACTGCAAGGAGCAGGAAAAACAACGACAACAGGGAAATTGGCCAATTTGCTTCGGAAAAAATATAACCGAAAGCCAATGCTCGTTGCGGCTGATATTTACCGTCCTGCGGCGATAAAACAGCTTGAGACCTTGGGCAAACAGCTGAATATACCTGTTTTTTCACTCGGTGACCAAGTGAGCCCTGTGGAAATTGCAAGACAGGCAATCGCGAAAGCAAAAGAAGAGCATCATGACTATGTTTTAATTGATACTGCGGGCCGTCTGCATGTCGACGAAGCATTAATGGCTGAATTAAAAGAAATGAAAGAAATTGCCAAACCGGATGAAATTTTTCTCGTTGTCGATGCAATGACAGGGCAAGATGCTGTAAACGTAGCCCAGAGCTTTAACGAACAACTCGGATTGACGGGCGTCGTTTTAACCAAGCTTGATGGAGATACACGGGGCGGTGCTGCGTTATCCATTCGTGCTGTTACTCAAACTCCCATTAAGTTTGTCGGTTTAGGAGAAAAAATGGATGCTCTTGAGCCGTTCCATCCGGAAAGAATGGCTTCAAGAATTCTAGGGATGGGCGATGTGCTCACATTAATTGAAAAAGCCCAAGCTACCGTTGATGAAGAAAAAGCAAAAGAACTCGAAAAGAAGTTTCGAACAGCTTCATTTACGCTTGATGATTTTCTTGAACAGCTCGGCCAAGTTCGAAAAATGGGGCCGCTTGAAGAGCTTCTGAAAATGATGCCAGGTGCTAATAAGATTAAGGGTCTAAACAATTTAACGATCGATGAAAAGCAGATCGCACATGTTGAGGCGATCATCAAATCAATGACAAAGGAAGAAAAGATCCATCCGGAAATCATTAACGCCAGCAGGCGGAAACGGATTGCAAAAGGCAGCGGAACGACCATTCAGGAAGTCAACCGGCTGTTGAAGCAATTTGAGGAAATGAAGAAAATGATGAAACAAATGACCGGAATGCAGCAAAAAGGAAAAAGAAAAGGCGGCTTCAAGTTGCCGTTTAATCCTTTTTAA
- a CDS encoding putative DNA-binding protein produces MLEKTTRINYLFDFYQSLLTPKQRSYMSLYYLDDYSLGEIAEEYDVSRQAVYDNIKRTEAMLEEYEEKLLLFQKFQERSKLISKMKELINEDHSSNRALLDLISELEKLD; encoded by the coding sequence GTGCTTGAAAAAACAACGCGGATAAATTATTTGTTTGATTTTTATCAATCGTTGTTAACTCCAAAGCAGCGCAGTTACATGTCCTTATATTATTTGGACGATTACTCCCTCGGCGAGATTGCCGAAGAATATGATGTTAGCCGTCAGGCGGTGTACGATAACATCAAAAGGACTGAAGCAATGCTCGAAGAGTATGAGGAAAAGCTGTTATTATTTCAAAAATTTCAAGAGCGAAGCAAACTGATTTCCAAAATGAAAGAGCTGATAAATGAAGATCATTCGTCTAACCGTGCTCTTTTGGATCTTATCTCCGAGCTTGAGAAATTAGATTAG
- a CDS encoding YlqD family protein, translating into MKILQTVVVKQILTENSRNELLEKYRSKKRQLEKETDQLRFELRKFEKSKKFQPENVRKHFEKEIQMRQEKIKLLDFQCEQLHMLPLGSELKETEVQALIDVNVGDRWDELVNGKTIIIKDGIVAEIRER; encoded by the coding sequence GTGAAAATTCTCCAAACTGTTGTGGTGAAGCAAATTTTAACCGAAAACAGCCGAAACGAGTTGCTGGAAAAATATCGTTCAAAAAAACGGCAGCTTGAAAAAGAAACAGACCAGCTGCGTTTTGAATTGCGAAAGTTCGAGAAATCAAAAAAGTTCCAGCCCGAAAATGTAAGAAAACACTTTGAAAAAGAGATCCAAATGAGGCAGGAAAAAATAAAACTGTTGGATTTTCAATGTGAACAATTACATATGCTGCCATTAGGAAGCGAACTAAAGGAAACAGAAGTGCAAGCACTTATTGATGTGAATGTAGGCGACCGTTGGGACGAGCTGGTAAATGGAAAGACGATTATCATTAAAGATGGGATTGTAGCAGAAATTCGTGAGAGGTGA
- the ftsY gene encoding signal recognition particle-docking protein FtsY — protein MSFFKKLKEKITKQTDSVTEKFKEGLAKTRDSFAGKVNDLVARYRKVDEEFFEELEEILIQADVGFDTVMELIDELKMEVKRRNIQDPNEMQAVISEKLVDIYKGEEEGTSELNLQEDGLTVILFVGVNGVGKTTTIGKLAHKFKSEGKTVLMAAGDTFRAGAIEQLEVWGERVGVEVIKQGAGSDPAAVMYDAIRAAKSRKADILLCDTAGRLQNKVNLMKELEKVKRVIEREIPGAPHEVLLVVDATTGQNAMIQAKTFKEATNVTGIVLTKLDGTAKGGIVLAIRNELNIPVKFVGLGEKMDDLQVFDAEKYVYGLFANLIDKETV, from the coding sequence ATGAGTTTCTTCAAGAAATTAAAAGAAAAGATCACGAAACAAACAGACAGTGTTACAGAGAAGTTTAAAGAAGGATTAGCGAAGACACGGGACAGTTTTGCTGGAAAGGTAAATGATCTTGTTGCACGCTACCGTAAAGTAGATGAAGAGTTTTTTGAGGAGCTTGAAGAAATTCTCATTCAAGCCGATGTTGGTTTTGATACCGTAATGGAATTAATTGACGAATTAAAAATGGAAGTAAAACGCCGCAACATTCAGGACCCGAATGAAATGCAGGCAGTCATCTCTGAAAAGCTTGTCGATATTTACAAAGGTGAAGAAGAAGGAACTTCTGAATTAAATCTTCAGGAAGACGGCCTCACTGTGATTCTTTTTGTTGGCGTCAATGGTGTTGGAAAAACAACGACGATTGGAAAGCTTGCCCATAAATTTAAATCGGAAGGAAAAACAGTATTAATGGCAGCAGGGGACACTTTCCGAGCCGGTGCCATTGAACAACTTGAGGTTTGGGGAGAGCGTGTCGGTGTTGAAGTCATTAAACAGGGAGCAGGTTCAGATCCTGCTGCTGTGATGTATGATGCGATCCGAGCCGCAAAATCTCGAAAAGCTGATATTTTGCTTTGCGACACTGCAGGAAGGCTTCAAAATAAAGTGAACTTAATGAAGGAATTAGAAAAAGTGAAGCGGGTTATAGAACGGGAAATTCCCGGAGCACCGCATGAAGTTCTGCTTGTCGTTGATGCTACGACAGGACAAAATGCAATGATCCAGGCCAAAACTTTCAAAGAGGCTACAAATGTTACGGGAATTGTCTTAACAAAACTTGATGGAACAGCTAAAGGCGGAATAGTCCTTGCGATTCGAAACGAACTGAACATTCCGGTAAAATTTGTCGGCCTCGGTGAAAAAATGGATGATCTTCAAGTATTTGATGCAGAAAAATATGTTTATGGTTTATTTGCAAATCTCATTGATAAGGAAACGGTTTAA
- the rimM gene encoding ribosome maturation factor RimM (Essential for efficient processing of 16S rRNA), producing the protein MGKWFNVGKIVNTHGIKGEVRVISITDFADERYKPGNTLYLFMPDSKEPIELVVNSHRTHKSFDLLTFKGYESIQEVEKMKGGILKISESQLKPLEEGEYYFHEIIGCLVYTTFGEEIGKIKEILTPGANDVWVVKDKDGKEILIPYIDEVVKKVDVKEKIVLIKPMEGLLS; encoded by the coding sequence ATGGGTAAATGGTTCAATGTCGGTAAAATCGTCAATACACACGGAATCAAAGGAGAAGTCAGGGTGATTTCCATAACCGATTTTGCCGATGAACGTTATAAACCCGGCAATACTTTATATTTATTTATGCCGGATTCAAAAGAGCCGATAGAATTAGTTGTAAATAGCCATCGCACTCATAAATCGTTCGATTTATTAACTTTCAAGGGATATGAAAGCATCCAAGAGGTTGAAAAGATGAAGGGCGGCATTTTGAAAATTTCCGAAAGCCAGCTTAAGCCCTTGGAAGAAGGAGAATATTATTTTCATGAGATTATCGGTTGTCTTGTTTATACGACATTCGGTGAAGAAATTGGAAAGATTAAAGAGATTCTTACTCCTGGAGCCAACGATGTTTGGGTGGTAAAAGATAAGGATGGTAAAGAAATATTAATTCCTTATATTGATGAGGTCGTGAAAAAGGTCGACGTAAAAGAAAAAATAGTTCTGATTAAACCGATGGAAGGATTATTGTCATGA
- the trmD gene encoding tRNA (guanosine(37)-N1)-methyltransferase TrmD, with the protein MMKIDILTLFPEMFSGVLGNSILKKAADKNAVSYNIVNFRDFADNKHQTVDDYPYGGGAGMVLKPQPIFDAVESLKEKHGGNASRVILLCPQGERYDQRKAEELAKEQHLILICGHYEGYDERIREYLVTDEISIGDYVLTGGELGAMVVIDSIVRLLPGVLGSEESHLRDSFSTGLLEHPHYTRPAVFRGMKVPDILLSGNHRLIEEWREKESLRRTYLRRPDLLEKISLSPKQEKWLNEIKKQYN; encoded by the coding sequence ATGATGAAAATTGATATTCTCACCCTTTTTCCTGAAATGTTCAGCGGGGTGCTGGGAAACTCCATACTAAAAAAAGCTGCCGACAAGAATGCAGTATCATATAATATCGTGAATTTCCGTGATTTTGCTGACAATAAACATCAAACGGTCGATGATTACCCTTACGGCGGCGGAGCAGGCATGGTTCTAAAGCCACAGCCGATTTTTGACGCAGTTGAATCATTAAAGGAGAAGCATGGCGGTAATGCTTCCAGGGTGATTCTTCTCTGTCCTCAAGGGGAGCGCTATGATCAGCGGAAAGCGGAGGAATTAGCAAAAGAACAACATTTGATTTTAATATGCGGCCACTATGAAGGCTATGATGAACGAATTCGCGAATATCTAGTAACAGATGAGATTTCAATCGGGGATTATGTTTTAACCGGAGGAGAGCTTGGAGCAATGGTGGTTATTGACAGTATTGTCCGGCTTCTCCCCGGTGTTTTGGGAAGCGAAGAATCCCATTTAAGGGATTCCTTTTCAACAGGACTTCTTGAACATCCCCATTATACGAGGCCTGCTGTGTTTCGCGGCATGAAAGTACCTGATATTTTACTGTCAGGAAACCATCGGTTAATAGAAGAATGGAGAGAAAAAGAGTCTTTACGGAGAACTTATTTGCGCCGACCGGATTTATTAGAAAAAATCAGCCTATCTCCTAAACAAGAAAAATGGCTTAACGAAATAAAAAAACAGTACAACTAG
- the lepB gene encoding signal peptidase I gives MKKSKNEFWEWTKALVIAVLLAAVIRYFLFAPIVVDGLSMMPTLQDHDRMIVNKLSYKIGKPKRFDIIVFHAPEHKDYIKRVIGLPGDRIEYKNDTLYINGKAYKEPYLDEYKKQVIDGPLTDPFTLKEKIGRETVPKGQLFVMGDNRRFSKDSRHIGTIPMDKVIGKASIIYWPIKHIRIVK, from the coding sequence ATGAAGAAAAGCAAAAATGAGTTTTGGGAATGGACGAAGGCACTAGTCATCGCCGTTCTTTTGGCAGCAGTGATTCGTTACTTTTTATTTGCGCCAATCGTTGTTGATGGATTGTCGATGATGCCGACACTTCAAGACCATGACAGGATGATTGTCAATAAGCTGAGTTATAAGATTGGCAAGCCTAAACGATTTGATATTATTGTTTTTCATGCACCGGAACATAAAGATTACATAAAAAGAGTGATCGGTCTACCGGGAGATCGGATCGAATATAAAAATGATACGTTGTATATTAATGGAAAAGCTTATAAAGAACCGTATTTGGATGAATATAAGAAACAAGTGATAGACGGGCCCCTAACGGATCCATTTACTCTTAAAGAAAAAATTGGACGGGAAACAGTTCCGAAAGGACAGCTGTTTGTTATGGGTGATAACAGACGTTTCAGTAAGGACAGCCGCCACATTGGAACGATTCCGATGGATAAAGTGATTGGGAAAGCTTCTATTATTTATTGGCCGATTAAGCATATTCGCATCGTGAAATAG